The following nucleotide sequence is from Pedobacter sp. PACM 27299.
AAAGGAGTTTCATCAACTGTTAAAAGACTATGTCGGCAGGCCTTCGCCATTGTACCTGGCAAAACGCTTATCTGAAAAGTATGGAACCAATATCTTTTTGAAAAGAGAAGATTTGAACCATACCGGAGCACATAAAATCAACAATACCATTGGTCAGATTTTAATGGCAGAGCGTTTAGGAAAAAAACGCATCATTGCAGAAACCGGCGCAGGACAGCATGGTGTAGCCACCGCTACTGTATGTGCGTTACGCGGACTGGAATGTGTAGTTTATATGGGCGAAATTGACATCCAGCGTCAGGCACCAAACGTGGCCAGAATGAAAATGCTGGGTGCAAGGGTGGTTCCTGCTACTTCTGGCAGTAAAACATTGAAAGACGCGACAAATGAGGCCATGCGCGACTGGATTAATAATCCAATCGATACCCATTATATCATCGGATCTGTAGTTGGCCCACATCCTTATCCCGATATGGTGGCTACTTTTCAATCGATCATTTCGGAAGAAACAAAAAAACAATTATTGGAGCAGACCGGTAATGATCAGCCTGATTACGTATTGGCATGTGTAGGTGGTGGAAGCAATGCCATGGGGATGTTCTATCATTTCATTAACGATGAAAACGTAAAATTGATCGCAATTGAAGCTGCCGGAAAAGGGGTAGACAGCGGACATTCTGCAGCAACCACTGCTTTAGGGAAAGAAGGTGTATTACATGGGAGCAGAAGCAT
It contains:
- the trpB gene encoding tryptophan synthase subunit beta encodes the protein MNYFVNEKGYFGDFGGAYIPEMLYPNVEELRTRYLEIIADEGFQKEFHQLLKDYVGRPSPLYLAKRLSEKYGTNIFLKREDLNHTGAHKINNTIGQILMAERLGKKRIIAETGAGQHGVATATVCALRGLECVVYMGEIDIQRQAPNVARMKMLGARVVPATSGSKTLKDATNEAMRDWINNPIDTHYIIGSVVGPHPYPDMVATFQSIISEETKKQLLEQTGNDQPDYVLACVGGGSNAMGMFYHFINDENVKLIAIEAAGKGVDSGHSAATTALGKEGVLHGSRSILMQTEDGQVIEPYSVSAGLDYPGVGPQHAHLFKTHRGQYVSVTDDEALQAGLLLTQLEGIIPAIESAHALAYLEKMEFTGKENVVICLSGRGDKDMDTYMKYFGL